The Lentzea guizhouensis genome contains a region encoding:
- a CDS encoding S8 family peptidase: MFVRTRARLRAAVIAAVVGTGVLAAAIPATAAPAAGNRSYLVITAPGDTAGAKTAVAGNSGTVWASYDAIGVIVAHSGSADFATRMRSVTGVQKVGATRTSDLPAEAANPAIPTAPAQVTPADGEPVRTDMSQIGADRAWTVNQGSPNVTVGVLDTGVDDQHADLKANFDAANSASCAYGKLDTRAGSWRDTDTHGTHVAGTIAAAKNGKGMVGVAPGVKIASVRIAEKPSGLFFPENTICAMVFSGDRGFEVTNNSYYTDPWLFNCPTNADQDAILEGVKRAVAYAEGKGVLNVAAAGNENYNLAAKTTDATSPNDSTPATRTVTNACLSLPGELSGVVSVSSITSSNAKSSFSNFGTDKVHVAAPGDNVYSTVPGGRFGSKSGTSMASPHVAGVAALLKSVNPTATTTQLRTLLATQADDLSCSDTRCNGTAAKNNFFGEGRVDAFAAVDGGTTPPGRTFENTADVAIPDLGTAVTSSITVSGVTGNAPATLKVGVDVVHTFRGDLVIDLIAPDGTAYRLKNSSTTDSADNVVETYTANASSEVANGVWKLQVRDTYRSDTGYINAWKLTF; this comes from the coding sequence GTGTTCGTGCGTACAAGAGCACGCCTGCGTGCCGCGGTCATCGCCGCGGTCGTGGGCACAGGTGTCCTGGCGGCGGCCATCCCGGCGACGGCGGCACCCGCGGCGGGCAACCGGTCGTACCTGGTCATCACCGCGCCGGGCGACACGGCCGGGGCCAAGACGGCGGTCGCGGGCAACAGCGGCACGGTCTGGGCCTCCTACGACGCGATCGGCGTCATCGTGGCGCACTCCGGGTCGGCGGACTTCGCGACCCGGATGCGTTCGGTGACCGGCGTGCAGAAGGTCGGCGCGACCCGCACGTCCGACTTGCCGGCCGAAGCGGCGAACCCGGCCATCCCGACGGCTCCGGCGCAGGTCACGCCAGCTGACGGCGAGCCGGTGCGCACGGACATGAGCCAGATCGGCGCCGACCGGGCGTGGACGGTCAACCAGGGCTCGCCGAACGTGACCGTCGGTGTGCTCGACACCGGCGTCGACGACCAGCACGCCGACCTCAAGGCGAACTTCGACGCGGCCAACTCCGCGTCGTGCGCCTACGGCAAGCTCGACACGCGCGCGGGCTCGTGGCGCGACACGGACACGCACGGCACGCACGTCGCGGGCACGATCGCGGCCGCCAAGAACGGCAAGGGCATGGTCGGCGTCGCGCCGGGCGTGAAGATCGCCTCGGTGCGCATCGCGGAGAAGCCGAGCGGCCTGTTCTTCCCGGAGAACACCATCTGCGCCATGGTCTTCTCCGGTGACCGCGGCTTCGAGGTGACCAACAACAGCTACTACACCGACCCGTGGCTGTTCAACTGCCCGACCAACGCCGACCAGGACGCGATCCTGGAGGGCGTCAAGCGCGCCGTCGCGTACGCCGAGGGCAAGGGCGTGCTGAACGTCGCCGCCGCCGGCAACGAGAACTACAACCTGGCGGCCAAGACCACCGACGCCACCAGCCCCAACGACTCCACCCCTGCTACCCGCACGGTCACCAACGCCTGCCTGAGCCTGCCCGGCGAGCTCTCCGGCGTGGTCAGCGTCTCGTCGATCACCTCCTCGAACGCCAAGTCGTCCTTCTCCAACTTCGGCACCGACAAGGTGCACGTCGCCGCCCCCGGCGACAACGTCTACTCGACCGTCCCCGGCGGCCGCTTCGGCTCGAAGTCCGGCACCTCCATGGCCTCCCCGCACGTCGCGGGGGTCGCCGCACTCCTGAAGTCGGTCAACCCGACCGCCACCACCACCCAGCTGCGCACCCTGCTCGCCACCCAGGCCGACGACCTGTCCTGCTCCGACACCCGCTGCAACGGCACCGCCGCCAAGAACAACTTCTTCGGCGAGGGCCGCGTCGACGCCTTCGCCGCCGTCGACGGCGGCACCACCCCGCCCGGCCGCACCTTCGAGAACACCGCCGACGTCGCCATCCCCGACCTCGGCACGGCCGTGACCAGCTCCATCACCGTCTCCGGCGTCACCGGCAACGCCCCGGCCACCCTGAAGGTCGGCGTCGACGTCGTGCACACGTTCCGCGGCGACCTGGTGATCGACCTGATCGCCCCGGACGGCACCGCCTACCGCCTGAAGAACTCCAGCACCACCGACTCCGCCGACAACGTGGTGGAGACGTACACGGCCAACGCGTCGAGCGAGGTCGCGAACGGGGTGTGGAAGCTGCAGGTGCGGGACACGTACCGCAGCGACACCGGCTACATCAACGCCTGGAAGCTGACCTTCTAG
- a CDS encoding GNAT family N-acetyltransferase translates to MTEPLLAQDVVVRQLTEQAELVATERLYAGIWRSSGNTPPVTAELLRAMTKAGSYVAGAFEGDELVGACIGFCSPPAAGSLHSHIAGVAARMRGRNVGYALKLDQRAWALARGLTSVTWTFDPLVRRNAYFNLAKLGADAAEYLPDFYGDMRDGINGGVESDRLLVNWRVGAPDVAAVCAGRPRIVEARGVVGLGISPDGLPLPGTTGGSTVLARCRPTSRRCGWRTRPRRSSGGTPCGRCSAGCSRVVPASPGSTGPGGTSWRGTRSEADRGRAALGRDAVEGAVPDLVRHADRAHVAAAARGHGLR, encoded by the coding sequence ATGACCGAACCGCTGCTGGCCCAGGACGTCGTGGTCCGCCAGCTCACCGAGCAGGCCGAGCTCGTGGCCACCGAACGGTTGTACGCCGGCATCTGGCGGTCGAGCGGGAACACTCCCCCGGTCACCGCCGAGCTGCTGCGGGCGATGACCAAGGCGGGCAGCTACGTGGCGGGCGCGTTCGAGGGTGACGAGCTGGTCGGCGCGTGCATCGGGTTCTGCTCGCCGCCGGCGGCCGGGTCGTTGCACAGCCACATCGCGGGTGTCGCGGCCAGGATGCGCGGCCGCAACGTCGGCTACGCGCTCAAGCTCGACCAGCGGGCGTGGGCGCTGGCCCGCGGGCTGACGTCGGTCACCTGGACGTTCGACCCGCTGGTCCGCCGCAACGCCTACTTCAACCTGGCCAAGCTCGGCGCCGACGCGGCGGAGTACCTGCCGGACTTCTACGGGGACATGCGCGACGGCATCAACGGCGGTGTCGAGAGCGACCGGCTGCTGGTCAACTGGCGGGTCGGCGCACCCGACGTCGCCGCGGTCTGCGCGGGCCGGCCGCGGATCGTCGAGGCCAGGGGCGTGGTCGGGCTGGGGATCTCCCCGGACGGCCTGCCGCTGCCGGGCACCACGGGCGGGTCGACCGTGCTCGCGCGGTGCCGCCCGACGTCGAGGCGCTGCGGGTGGCGAACCCGGCCGCGGCGAAGCAGTGGCGGCACGCCGTGCGGGAGGTGCTCGGCGGGCTGCTCGCGGGTGGTGCCCGCGTCACCGGGTTCGACCGGGCCGGGTGGTACGTCGTGGAGAGGAACGAGAAGTGAAGCTGACCGGGGTCGAGCTGCGCTGGGTCGAGATGCCGTTGAAGGGGCCGTTCCGGACCTCGTTCGGCACGCAGACCGTGCGCACGTTGCTGCTGCTGCGCGCGGTCACGGACTCCGGTGA
- a CDS encoding M20 family metallopeptidase, with amino-acid sequence MLTDIERLVTCESPSTDLAAVARSADVTAEVGTALLGCEPERIVLDGSTHLRWRLGDGPRRVLLLGHHDTVWPIGTLDRIPFSVREGVLRGPGCFDMKAGVVMIFHAVAALGSPDGVTVLITGDEEIGSPSSRGLIETEAREHRAVLVTEASADGGALKTERKGTSMYEVTLHGRAAHAGLEPERGVSATIEAAHQVLAVAALSDVDAGTTVTPTVLSAGTTTNTVPAQGRFMVDVRVRNLAEQQRVDEAMRALEPVLDGAKIEVTGGPNRAPLEAAMSAELFALASRLGGPLTSAAVGGASDGNFTAGVGVPTLDGLGAVGGGAHAESEHVLVAELAPRTELLSALVRELSA; translated from the coding sequence GTGCTGACTGACATCGAACGCCTCGTCACCTGTGAGTCCCCGTCCACCGACCTCGCCGCCGTCGCCCGCAGCGCGGACGTCACCGCCGAGGTGGGCACGGCGTTGCTCGGCTGCGAACCGGAACGGATCGTGCTCGACGGCAGCACGCACCTGCGCTGGCGGCTGGGCGACGGCCCCCGGCGGGTGCTGCTGCTCGGCCACCACGACACGGTGTGGCCGATCGGCACCCTCGACCGGATCCCGTTCTCGGTGCGGGAGGGGGTGCTGCGCGGGCCCGGCTGCTTCGACATGAAGGCGGGCGTGGTGATGATCTTCCACGCCGTGGCGGCGCTGGGCTCCCCTGACGGCGTCACGGTGCTCATCACCGGCGACGAGGAGATCGGCTCGCCGTCGTCGCGGGGCCTCATCGAGACCGAGGCGCGCGAGCACCGGGCCGTGCTGGTCACCGAGGCCTCAGCGGACGGCGGCGCGCTCAAGACCGAGCGCAAGGGCACGTCGATGTACGAGGTGACGCTGCACGGCCGGGCCGCGCACGCCGGGCTCGAACCCGAACGCGGGGTGAGCGCGACGATCGAGGCGGCGCACCAGGTGCTGGCCGTGGCCGCGCTGTCCGATGTGGACGCCGGGACGACCGTCACGCCGACCGTGCTGTCCGCGGGCACGACGACGAACACCGTTCCCGCCCAAGGCAGGTTCATGGTGGACGTGCGGGTGCGCAACCTGGCCGAGCAGCAACGGGTGGACGAGGCGATGCGGGCGCTGGAACCGGTGCTCGACGGCGCGAAGATCGAGGTGACCGGCGGCCCGAACCGCGCGCCGCTGGAGGCCGCGATGTCCGCCGAGCTGTTCGCGCTCGCGTCCCGGCTGGGTGGGCCGCTGACCTCCGCCGCGGTCGGTGGCGCCTCGGACGGCAACTTCACGGCGGGCGTGGGCGTGCCGACGCTCGACGGACTGGGTGCGGTGGGCGGTGGCGCACACGCCGAGAGCGAGCACGTCCTGGTGGCCGAGCTGGCGCCGCGCACGGAGCTGCTCTCGGCACTGGTGAGGGAGCTGAGCGCATGA
- the menC gene encoding o-succinylbenzoate synthase, translated as MPLKGPFRTSFGTQTVRTLLLLRAVTDSGEGWGECVAMVDPVYSPEYTEGCADVLRRFLVPALDGEVDAISVAPRLAKFRGHRMAKGALEMAVLDAELRAAGRSFARELGATRDSVPCGVSVGIMNSIPELLDAVGGYVDEGYVRIKLKIEPGWDLEPVRAVRERFGDVLLQVDANTAYTLADARHLAKLDPFELLLIEQPLDEEEILAHAELAKVVRTPICLDESITSARSAADAITLGACQIVNIKPGRVGGYLEARRIHDVCAAHGIAVWCGGMLETGLGRAANVALAALPGCTLPGDTSASDRYYSLDVTEPFVLEDGHLRVPTGPGLGVVPIQEVLDEVTVKTEWIPL; from the coding sequence ATGCCGTTGAAGGGGCCGTTCCGGACCTCGTTCGGCACGCAGACCGTGCGCACGTTGCTGCTGCTGCGCGCGGTCACGGACTCCGGTGAGGGCTGGGGCGAGTGCGTCGCGATGGTCGACCCCGTCTACTCGCCCGAGTACACCGAGGGCTGCGCGGACGTGCTGCGGCGGTTCCTGGTGCCGGCGCTGGACGGCGAGGTCGACGCGATCTCGGTCGCACCGCGGCTGGCCAAGTTCCGCGGGCACCGGATGGCCAAGGGCGCGCTGGAGATGGCCGTGCTCGACGCCGAGCTGCGGGCCGCCGGCCGGTCGTTCGCCCGTGAGCTGGGGGCGACCCGCGACTCCGTGCCGTGCGGGGTGTCGGTGGGGATCATGAACTCGATCCCGGAGCTGCTCGACGCGGTCGGCGGGTACGTCGACGAGGGCTACGTGCGGATCAAGCTGAAGATCGAGCCCGGCTGGGACCTCGAGCCGGTGCGCGCGGTGCGGGAACGGTTCGGCGACGTGCTGCTGCAGGTCGACGCGAACACCGCCTACACGCTCGCCGACGCCAGGCACCTGGCGAAGCTCGACCCGTTCGAGCTGCTGCTGATCGAGCAGCCGCTGGACGAGGAGGAGATCCTCGCCCACGCCGAGCTGGCCAAGGTCGTGCGCACGCCGATCTGCCTGGACGAGTCGATCACCTCCGCGCGGTCGGCCGCCGACGCGATCACGCTCGGGGCCTGCCAGATCGTGAACATCAAGCCGGGCCGGGTCGGCGGGTACCTGGAGGCGCGGCGGATCCACGACGTGTGCGCGGCGCACGGCATCGCGGTGTGGTGCGGCGGCATGCTGGAGACCGGGCTCGGGCGGGCGGCGAACGTGGCGCTGGCGGCGTTGCCGGGGTGCACGCTGCCGGGTGACACGTCGGCGTCGGACCGGTACTACTCGCTGGACGTCACGGAGCCGTTCGTGCTGGAGGACGGCCACCTGCGGGTGCCGACCGGGCCGGGGCTCGGGGTCGTGCCGATCCAGGAGGTGCTCGACGAGGTGACGGTGAAGACCGAGTGGATCCCCCTCTGA
- a CDS encoding alpha/beta hydrolase-fold protein has protein sequence MLPWEGELAGRLDRHTVESELLRDNPLGDPHQRPLWVYVPPGYDSSDERYPTVYVIQGYTGHLGMWANRMPYRQPFIETADAVFANGAPPCVVVYVDAWTTYGGSQFVDSPGTGRYHSYLCDEIVPWVDAHYRTIPAVESRAITGKSSGGFGAMITPMLRPDLFGALATHAGDTLYEYCYLPDFAKAVRYLRAYDHDIRTWWADFQGRPAFTKPEDATLLSTLGVAACFSALDDGTPELPFDPVTGVLRPDVWQRWLDWDPVRMAARHADALRSLRAVWIDAGRSDEYQLDLGAEAFRAELAAVGVPDERVHFELFDAGHGGIDYRYPLSLAWLADRLARLS, from the coding sequence ATGCTTCCGTGGGAGGGCGAACTCGCCGGCCGGCTCGACCGGCACACCGTCGAATCCGAGCTGCTGCGCGACAACCCGCTCGGCGATCCGCACCAACGCCCGTTGTGGGTGTACGTCCCGCCGGGCTACGACTCGTCCGATGAGCGCTATCCGACCGTCTACGTGATCCAGGGCTACACGGGCCACCTCGGCATGTGGGCCAACCGCATGCCGTACCGCCAGCCGTTCATCGAGACCGCCGACGCCGTGTTCGCCAATGGCGCGCCACCGTGTGTGGTGGTGTACGTCGACGCGTGGACGACCTACGGCGGTTCGCAGTTCGTCGACTCCCCCGGCACCGGCCGCTACCACTCGTACCTGTGCGACGAGATCGTGCCGTGGGTGGACGCGCACTACCGGACCATCCCGGCCGTCGAGTCCCGCGCGATCACCGGCAAGTCCTCCGGCGGCTTCGGCGCGATGATCACCCCGATGCTGCGCCCCGACCTGTTCGGCGCCCTCGCCACCCACGCCGGCGACACGCTCTACGAGTACTGCTACCTCCCCGACTTCGCCAAGGCCGTGCGCTACCTACGCGCCTATGACCACGACATCCGCACGTGGTGGGCCGACTTCCAAGGCCGTCCCGCGTTCACCAAGCCGGAGGACGCCACGCTGCTGAGCACCCTCGGCGTCGCGGCCTGCTTCTCCGCCCTCGACGACGGCACCCCGGAGCTGCCGTTCGACCCGGTCACCGGCGTGCTGCGGCCGGACGTGTGGCAGCGCTGGCTCGACTGGGACCCGGTGCGCATGGCCGCCCGCCACGCCGACGCGCTGCGCTCGTTGCGCGCGGTGTGGATCGACGCCGGTCGCAGCGACGAGTACCAGCTCGACCTGGGCGCGGAGGCCTTCCGGGCGGAGCTGGCCGCCGTGGGTGTGCCGGACGAGCGAGTCCACTTCGAGCTGTTCGACGCAGGTCACGGCGGCATCGACTACCGCTACCCGCTCTCGCTGGCCTGGCTGGCGGACCGGCTGGCACGACTTTCGTAG
- a CDS encoding helix-turn-helix transcriptional regulator, translated as MDRAELAAFLRRRREELRPEDVGLPVGARRRAAGLRREEVASLAAMSTDYYTRLEQQRGPQPSEHMLASLARALRLTDDARNYLFRVAGRNAPSPSVTSTHVAPALQRVLDRLTDTPALILSNLSEVLMQNRHAAALYGDSSKFTGLARSGIYRWFTDPGERLIYPERDRDRQSRTQVANLRAAYGSMGPHSRAGELVRVLTRESAEFASLWERHEVAKRYEDHKVLVHPQLGEIEVDCQALFTEDQSQALLVLTAPPRTEASDKIQLLGVLGHETFEDVR; from the coding sequence ATGGATCGTGCGGAACTCGCGGCCTTCCTCCGCCGCCGCCGGGAAGAGCTCAGGCCAGAGGACGTCGGTCTGCCCGTGGGCGCCCGTAGGCGAGCGGCAGGCCTCAGGCGTGAGGAAGTCGCATCGCTCGCAGCGATGTCCACGGACTACTACACGCGCCTGGAACAACAACGCGGCCCGCAACCCAGCGAGCACATGCTCGCCTCCCTGGCCCGCGCCCTGCGCCTGACCGACGACGCCCGCAACTACCTGTTCCGGGTCGCCGGCCGCAACGCCCCGTCCCCGTCGGTCACCAGCACGCACGTCGCCCCCGCACTGCAACGGGTCCTCGACCGCCTCACCGACACGCCCGCGCTGATCCTGTCCAACCTGAGCGAGGTGCTGATGCAGAACCGCCACGCGGCCGCCCTGTACGGCGACTCGTCGAAGTTCACCGGCCTCGCCCGCAGCGGCATCTACCGCTGGTTCACCGACCCCGGCGAACGCCTGATCTACCCGGAACGCGACCGCGACCGCCAGTCGCGCACCCAGGTCGCGAACCTGCGCGCGGCATACGGCTCGATGGGCCCGCACTCACGTGCGGGCGAGTTGGTGCGTGTGCTGACACGAGAGAGTGCCGAGTTCGCCTCGCTGTGGGAGCGACACGAGGTGGCGAAGCGCTACGAGGACCACAAGGTGCTGGTGCACCCGCAGCTCGGCGAGATCGAGGTGGACTGCCAGGCGCTGTTCACCGAGGACCAGTCACAGGCGCTGCTGGTGCTGACCGCGCCGCCGCGCACGGAGGCGTCCGACAAGATCCAGCTCCTGGGCGTGCTGGGCCACGAGACGTTCGAGGACGTCAGGTAG
- a CDS encoding metallophosphoesterase family protein, whose protein sequence is MTTLLHLSDPHLDGSPERADRLNAVLDLLPPNRQPDAIVLTGDIADNGVEPEYAQFSAVMASRLPWLAVPGNHDTPALLPSAPTLDVGDLRVIGVDVVVPGENHGELRPEEAGRVAELATGARRTVLAFHQPPMRIGHTYVDPMRLLNADALAGLVNRIGTVTAILCGHIHTACTATFAGVPVLVAPGIVSAANLDGDHPAANRDHPPGMALHQFTDQGIVTTFHYAC, encoded by the coding sequence GTGACGACATTGCTGCACCTCAGCGACCCCCACCTGGACGGCTCGCCGGAGCGCGCGGACCGGCTCAACGCCGTGCTCGACCTCCTGCCGCCGAACCGGCAACCGGACGCGATCGTGCTCACCGGCGACATCGCCGACAACGGCGTCGAACCCGAGTACGCGCAGTTCAGCGCCGTGATGGCGAGCCGGCTGCCGTGGCTCGCGGTGCCGGGCAACCACGACACGCCCGCACTTCTGCCCTCCGCTCCGACGCTCGACGTCGGCGACCTGCGCGTGATCGGGGTGGACGTGGTCGTGCCGGGGGAGAACCACGGCGAGCTGCGACCGGAAGAAGCCGGCCGCGTGGCCGAGCTCGCCACCGGTGCGCGGCGCACGGTGCTTGCGTTCCACCAGCCCCCGATGCGGATCGGGCACACCTACGTCGACCCGATGCGCCTGCTGAACGCGGACGCCTTGGCAGGACTGGTGAACCGGATCGGCACCGTCACGGCGATCCTCTGTGGACACATCCACACCGCGTGCACTGCGACGTTCGCCGGAGTGCCCGTCCTCGTGGCACCGGGCATCGTGTCCGCGGCCAACCTCGACGGCGACCACCCGGCCGCGAACCGCGACCACCCGCCGGGCATGGCCCTGCACCAGTTCACCGACCAGGGCATCGTCACGACGTTCCACTACGCCTGCTGA